A genomic region of Mus musculus strain C57BL/6J chromosome 7, GRCm38.p6 C57BL/6J contains the following coding sequences:
- the Hnrnpul1 gene encoding heterogeneous nuclear ribonucleoprotein U-like protein 1 isoform 3 (isoform 3 is encoded by transcript variant 3): protein MDNITRQNQFYETPVIKQENESSYDRRPLDMEPQQQVYHPELKTEMKQEAPPSFLPPEASQLKTDRPQFQNRKRPFEENRGRGYFEHREDRRGRSPQPPAEEDEDDFDDTLVAIDTYNCDLHFKVARDRSSGYPLTIEGFAYLWSGARASYGVRRGRVCFEMKINEEISVKHLPSTEPDPHVVRIGWSLDSCSTQLGEEPFSYGYGGTGKKSTNSRFENYGDKFAENDVIGCFADFECGNDVELSFTKNGKWMGIAFRIQKEALGGQALYPHVLVKNCAVEFNFGQRAEPYCSVLPGFTFIQHLPLSERIRGTIGPKSKAECEILMMVGLPAAGKTTWAIKHAASNPSKKYNILGTNAIMDKMRVMGLRRQRNYAGRWDVLIQQATQCLNRLIQIAARKKRNYILDQTNVYGSAQRRKMRPFEGFQRKAIVICPTDEDLKDRTVKRTDEEGKDVPDHAVLEMKANFTLPDVGDFLDEVLFIELQREEADKLVRQYNEEGRKAGPPPEKRFDSRGGGFRGRGGGGGFQRYDNRGPPGGNRGGFQNRGGGGGSGGGGGNYRGGFNRSGGGGYNQNRWGNNNRDNNNSNNRGNYNRAPQQQPPPQQPPPPQPPPQQPPPPPSYSPARNPPGASSYNKNSNIPGSSANTSTPTVSSYTPPQPSYSQPPYNQGGYTQGYTAPPPPPPPPPAYNYGSYGPYNPAPYTPPPPPTAQTYPQPSYNQYQQYAQQWSQYYQNQSQWPPYYGNYDYGGYSGSTQGGTSTQ from the exons ATGGACAATATTACCAGACAGAACCAATTCTACGAGACACCAGTCATCAAGCAAGAAAATGAGTCAAGCTATGATAGGAGACCACTAGACATGGAGCCACAGCAGCAAGTATATCACCCAG aattgaagacagaaATGAAGCAAGAAGCCCCACCCAGCTTCCTCCCCCCTGAAGCCTCACAGCTCAAGACAGACAGACCACAATTCCAGAATCGAAAGAGGCCCTTTGAAGAGAATCGAGGCCGTGGGTACTTCGAGCACCGAGAGGATCGAAG GGGCCGCTCTCCTCAGCCTCCTGCTGAAGAGGATGAAGATGACTTTGATGATACACTTGTGGCCATTGACACAT atAACTGTGACCTGCACTTCAAAGTGGCCCGAGACCGGAGTAGTGGCTATCCATTGACGATTGAGGGCTTTGCATACCTGTGGTCAGGAGCCCGTGCCAGCTatggggtcagaagagggcgtgtGTGTTTTGAAATGAAG ATCAATGAGGAAATCTCCGTGAAGCATCTTCCATCTACAGAGCCCGACCCCCACGTTGTCCGTATTGGCTGGTCCTTGGACTCTTGCAGCACTCAGCTAG GTGAAGAGCCTTTTTCCTATGGTTATGGAGGCACAGGGAAGAAGTCTACCAATAGCCGCTTTGAAAACTACGGAGACAAATTTGCTGAGAACGATGTGATTGGCTGCTTTGCG GACTTTGAATGTGGAAATGATGTGGAGCTTTCTTTTACCAAGAATGGCAAGTGGATGGGCATTGCCTTCCGAATCCAGAAAGAGGCCTTAGGGGGTCAGGCCCTCTATCCTCATGTCCTGGTGAAGAATTGTGCTGTGGAATTTAACTTTGGGCAGAGAGCGGAGCCCTACTGCTCTGTCCTCCCAGGGTTCACATTCATCCAGCACCTCCCCCTCAGTGAGCGGATACGGGGCACCATTGGGCCAAAGAGCAAAGCAGAGTGTGAG ATTCTGATGATGGTAGGCCTGCCTGCTGCTGGCAAGACCACGTGGGCCATCAAACACGCTGCCTCCAACCCTTCCAAGAAGTACAACATTCTGGGTACCAATGCCATCATGGATAAGATGCGG GTGATGGGCCTGCGGAGGCAGCGGAACTATGCTGGTCGCTGGGATGTCCTGATCCAGCAGGCCACTCAGTGCCTCAACCGTCTTATTCAGATCGCTGCCCGAAAGAAGCGAAACTATATCCTAGATCAG ACCAATGTTTATGGGTCAGCCCAGAGACGGAAAATGAGACCGTTTGAAGGCTTCCAGCGGAAAGCTATTGTAATCTGTCCAACTGATGAGGACCTCAAAGACCGCACAGTAAAGCGAACGGACGAAGAAGGGAAGGATGTCCCAGATCACGCAGTCTTAGAAATGAAAG CCAACTTCACTTTGCCTGATGTCGGGGACTTCCTGGATGAGGTTCTGTTCATTGAGCTCCAGCGGGAGGAGGCAGACAAGCTGGTGAGGCAATACAACGAGGAAGGCCGGAAGGCCGGCCCGCCCCCTGAGAAGCGCTTTGACAGCAGAGGCGGAGGCTTCCGAGGCCGTGGGGGCGGCGGCGGTTTCCAGCGGTATGACAACCGAGGCCCTCCTGGAGGCAACCGAGGAGGCTTCCAGAACcggggaggtggtggtggcagcggtgGTGGAGGAGGCAACTACCGAGGAG GTTTCAACCGCAGCGGAGGTGGTGGCTACAACCAAAACCGCTGGGGTAATAACAACAGGGATAACAACAACTCCAACAACCGAGGCAACTATAACCGGGCTCCTCAGCAACAGCCACCACCACAACAGCCACcgccaccacaaccaccaccacaacaaccaccaccaccacctagctaTAGCCCTGCTCGGAACCCTCCGGGAGCCAGCAGctacaacaaaaacagcaacatccCTGGCTCCAGCGCCAATACCAGCACCCCTACAGTGAGCAGCTACACCCCTCCACAG CCGAGTTACAGCCAGCCACCCTACAACCAAGGAGGctacacccagggctacacagccccaccacctccacctccgcCACCACCTGCCTACAACTATGGGAGCTATGGCCCCTACAATCCTGCCCCCTAtacacccccaccacccccaactGCCCAGACCTACCCTCAGCCCAGCTATAACCAGTATCAGCAG TATGCCCAGCAGTGGAGCCAGTACTATCAGAACCAGAGCCAGTGGCCGCCATACTACGGGAACTACGACTATGGAGGCTACTCGGGCAGCACACAGGGGGGCACAAGCACACAGTAG
- the Hnrnpul1 gene encoding heterogeneous nuclear ribonucleoprotein U-like protein 1 isoform 2 (isoform 2 is encoded by transcript variant 2) encodes MDVRRLKVNELREELQRRGLDTRGLKAELAERLLAALEAEEPEDERELEADDDPGLPGHNNEEVETEGGSELEGTAQPPPPGLQPHPEPGGYSGPDGHYVMDNITRQNQFYETPVIKQENESSYDRRPLDMEPQQQVYHPELKTEMKQEAPPSFLPPEASQLKTDRPQFQNRKRPFEENRGRGYFEHREDRRGRSPQPPAEEDEDDFDDTLVAIDTYNCDLHFKVARDRSSGYPLTIEGFAYLWSGARASYGVRRGRVCFEMKINEEISVKHLPSTEPDPHVVRIGWSLDSCSTQLGEEPFSYGYGGTGKKSTNSRFENYGDKFAENDVIGCFAVLELQV; translated from the exons ATGGATGTGCGTCGCCTGAAGGTGAACGAACTTCGCGAGGAGCTGCAGCGCCGCGGCCTGGACACTCGCGGCCTGAAGGCCGAGCTTGCTGAGCGGCTGCTGGCGGCGCTAGAGGCCGAGGAGCCCGAAGACGAACGGGAGCTCGAGGCTGACGACGATCCGGGGTTACCTGGGCACAACAACGAGGAGGTCGAGACCGAGGGGGGCTCCGAGCTGGAGGGGACCGCGCAGCCACCGCCGCCCGGGCTGCAGCCGCACCCGGAGCCCGGCGGCTACTCGGGGCCGGACGGACATT atGTCATGGACAATATTACCAGACAGAACCAATTCTACGAGACACCAGTCATCAAGCAAGAAAATGAGTCAAGCTATGATAGGAGACCACTAGACATGGAGCCACAGCAGCAAGTATATCACCCAG aattgaagacagaaATGAAGCAAGAAGCCCCACCCAGCTTCCTCCCCCCTGAAGCCTCACAGCTCAAGACAGACAGACCACAATTCCAGAATCGAAAGAGGCCCTTTGAAGAGAATCGAGGCCGTGGGTACTTCGAGCACCGAGAGGATCGAAG GGGCCGCTCTCCTCAGCCTCCTGCTGAAGAGGATGAAGATGACTTTGATGATACACTTGTGGCCATTGACACAT atAACTGTGACCTGCACTTCAAAGTGGCCCGAGACCGGAGTAGTGGCTATCCATTGACGATTGAGGGCTTTGCATACCTGTGGTCAGGAGCCCGTGCCAGCTatggggtcagaagagggcgtgtGTGTTTTGAAATGAAG ATCAATGAGGAAATCTCCGTGAAGCATCTTCCATCTACAGAGCCCGACCCCCACGTTGTCCGTATTGGCTGGTCCTTGGACTCTTGCAGCACTCAGCTAG GTGAAGAGCCTTTTTCCTATGGTTATGGAGGCACAGGGAAGAAGTCTACCAATAGCCGCTTTGAAAACTACGGAGACAAATTTGCTGAGAACGATGTGATTGGCTGCTTTGCG gtactggaattgcaggtgtGA
- the Hnrnpul1 gene encoding heterogeneous nuclear ribonucleoprotein U-like protein 1 isoform 1 (isoform 1 is encoded by transcript variant 1), with protein sequence MDVRRLKVNELREELQRRGLDTRGLKAELAERLLAALEAEEPEDERELEADDDPGLPGHNNEEVETEGGSELEGTAQPPPPGLQPHPEPGGYSGPDGHYVMDNITRQNQFYETPVIKQENESSYDRRPLDMEPQQQVYHPELKTEMKQEAPPSFLPPEASQLKTDRPQFQNRKRPFEENRGRGYFEHREDRRGRSPQPPAEEDEDDFDDTLVAIDTYNCDLHFKVARDRSSGYPLTIEGFAYLWSGARASYGVRRGRVCFEMKINEEISVKHLPSTEPDPHVVRIGWSLDSCSTQLGEEPFSYGYGGTGKKSTNSRFENYGDKFAENDVIGCFADFECGNDVELSFTKNGKWMGIAFRIQKEALGGQALYPHVLVKNCAVEFNFGQRAEPYCSVLPGFTFIQHLPLSERIRGTIGPKSKAECEILMMVGLPAAGKTTWAIKHAASNPSKKYNILGTNAIMDKMRVMGLRRQRNYAGRWDVLIQQATQCLNRLIQIAARKKRNYILDQTNVYGSAQRRKMRPFEGFQRKAIVICPTDEDLKDRTVKRTDEEGKDVPDHAVLEMKANFTLPDVGDFLDEVLFIELQREEADKLVRQYNEEGRKAGPPPEKRFDSRGGGFRGRGGGGGFQRYDNRGPPGGNRGGFQNRGGGGGSGGGGGNYRGGFNRSGGGGYNQNRWGNNNRDNNNSNNRGNYNRAPQQQPPPQQPPPPQPPPQQPPPPPSYSPARNPPGASSYNKNSNIPGSSANTSTPTVSSYTPPQPSYSQPPYNQGGYTQGYTAPPPPPPPPPAYNYGSYGPYNPAPYTPPPPPTAQTYPQPSYNQYQQYAQQWSQYYQNQSQWPPYYGNYDYGGYSGSTQGGTSTQ encoded by the exons ATGGATGTGCGTCGCCTGAAGGTGAACGAACTTCGCGAGGAGCTGCAGCGCCGCGGCCTGGACACTCGCGGCCTGAAGGCCGAGCTTGCTGAGCGGCTGCTGGCGGCGCTAGAGGCCGAGGAGCCCGAAGACGAACGGGAGCTCGAGGCTGACGACGATCCGGGGTTACCTGGGCACAACAACGAGGAGGTCGAGACCGAGGGGGGCTCCGAGCTGGAGGGGACCGCGCAGCCACCGCCGCCCGGGCTGCAGCCGCACCCGGAGCCCGGCGGCTACTCGGGGCCGGACGGACATT atGTCATGGACAATATTACCAGACAGAACCAATTCTACGAGACACCAGTCATCAAGCAAGAAAATGAGTCAAGCTATGATAGGAGACCACTAGACATGGAGCCACAGCAGCAAGTATATCACCCAG aattgaagacagaaATGAAGCAAGAAGCCCCACCCAGCTTCCTCCCCCCTGAAGCCTCACAGCTCAAGACAGACAGACCACAATTCCAGAATCGAAAGAGGCCCTTTGAAGAGAATCGAGGCCGTGGGTACTTCGAGCACCGAGAGGATCGAAG GGGCCGCTCTCCTCAGCCTCCTGCTGAAGAGGATGAAGATGACTTTGATGATACACTTGTGGCCATTGACACAT atAACTGTGACCTGCACTTCAAAGTGGCCCGAGACCGGAGTAGTGGCTATCCATTGACGATTGAGGGCTTTGCATACCTGTGGTCAGGAGCCCGTGCCAGCTatggggtcagaagagggcgtgtGTGTTTTGAAATGAAG ATCAATGAGGAAATCTCCGTGAAGCATCTTCCATCTACAGAGCCCGACCCCCACGTTGTCCGTATTGGCTGGTCCTTGGACTCTTGCAGCACTCAGCTAG GTGAAGAGCCTTTTTCCTATGGTTATGGAGGCACAGGGAAGAAGTCTACCAATAGCCGCTTTGAAAACTACGGAGACAAATTTGCTGAGAACGATGTGATTGGCTGCTTTGCG GACTTTGAATGTGGAAATGATGTGGAGCTTTCTTTTACCAAGAATGGCAAGTGGATGGGCATTGCCTTCCGAATCCAGAAAGAGGCCTTAGGGGGTCAGGCCCTCTATCCTCATGTCCTGGTGAAGAATTGTGCTGTGGAATTTAACTTTGGGCAGAGAGCGGAGCCCTACTGCTCTGTCCTCCCAGGGTTCACATTCATCCAGCACCTCCCCCTCAGTGAGCGGATACGGGGCACCATTGGGCCAAAGAGCAAAGCAGAGTGTGAG ATTCTGATGATGGTAGGCCTGCCTGCTGCTGGCAAGACCACGTGGGCCATCAAACACGCTGCCTCCAACCCTTCCAAGAAGTACAACATTCTGGGTACCAATGCCATCATGGATAAGATGCGG GTGATGGGCCTGCGGAGGCAGCGGAACTATGCTGGTCGCTGGGATGTCCTGATCCAGCAGGCCACTCAGTGCCTCAACCGTCTTATTCAGATCGCTGCCCGAAAGAAGCGAAACTATATCCTAGATCAG ACCAATGTTTATGGGTCAGCCCAGAGACGGAAAATGAGACCGTTTGAAGGCTTCCAGCGGAAAGCTATTGTAATCTGTCCAACTGATGAGGACCTCAAAGACCGCACAGTAAAGCGAACGGACGAAGAAGGGAAGGATGTCCCAGATCACGCAGTCTTAGAAATGAAAG CCAACTTCACTTTGCCTGATGTCGGGGACTTCCTGGATGAGGTTCTGTTCATTGAGCTCCAGCGGGAGGAGGCAGACAAGCTGGTGAGGCAATACAACGAGGAAGGCCGGAAGGCCGGCCCGCCCCCTGAGAAGCGCTTTGACAGCAGAGGCGGAGGCTTCCGAGGCCGTGGGGGCGGCGGCGGTTTCCAGCGGTATGACAACCGAGGCCCTCCTGGAGGCAACCGAGGAGGCTTCCAGAACcggggaggtggtggtggcagcggtgGTGGAGGAGGCAACTACCGAGGAG GTTTCAACCGCAGCGGAGGTGGTGGCTACAACCAAAACCGCTGGGGTAATAACAACAGGGATAACAACAACTCCAACAACCGAGGCAACTATAACCGGGCTCCTCAGCAACAGCCACCACCACAACAGCCACcgccaccacaaccaccaccacaacaaccaccaccaccacctagctaTAGCCCTGCTCGGAACCCTCCGGGAGCCAGCAGctacaacaaaaacagcaacatccCTGGCTCCAGCGCCAATACCAGCACCCCTACAGTGAGCAGCTACACCCCTCCACAG CCGAGTTACAGCCAGCCACCCTACAACCAAGGAGGctacacccagggctacacagccccaccacctccacctccgcCACCACCTGCCTACAACTATGGGAGCTATGGCCCCTACAATCCTGCCCCCTAtacacccccaccacccccaactGCCCAGACCTACCCTCAGCCCAGCTATAACCAGTATCAGCAG TATGCCCAGCAGTGGAGCCAGTACTATCAGAACCAGAGCCAGTGGCCGCCATACTACGGGAACTACGACTATGGAGGCTACTCGGGCAGCACACAGGGGGGCACAAGCACACAGTAG